Sequence from the Chlamydiales bacterium genome:
AAACCTTAGATCCAAAACCACAAACTCAAGAAGTGCACTTGCTTCTTGATTGGCTTCCTAATCCAAACCATGTACCTCTCTATGTGGGTATCAGTAATAACTATTTTGCGGAAGAGGGCTTATCTCTTCGACTACAAAGGCTCTCTGACCCTAATGATACAATCCTTTATTTGACTTCCTTGCAAACAGACCTTGCCATCTATTATATGCCACAAACTCTGCAAGCACTTGAAAGAAATGCTCAAATTAAAGTCATTGGAAGGCTCATTCCAAGGCCATTAAATTGCATTCTTTCTATTAAAAACTATGGTATTACAAAAGCCTCTGACTTAAATGACAAAGTTATTGGCTTCCCTGTAGGCTCATTAAGTAAAGCATACATTCAAGAGCTCTGTGAAACACATGATGTACATTTCAAAGATAGCGTACGCGTTGGCTGGGACCTAATTGCAGCGCTTAGCACAAAACAAGTCGATGTCGTAGAAGGTGCTTGCTGGAATATCGAATCAGAACAATTAAGAGCTCTCAACTTAGAACCCTCTTACTTACCCATTACCGATTTTGGCATTCCAACTTATGAAGAACTTGTTATACTAGCAAATGCATCCATTTCTCAAGACATAGCATTTGTTGAAGCCTTTCAAAGGGCTTTATCTAAAAGTATTCTCTTTTGTAAGGAACACCCAAATGAAGCTTTTGCTATCTATTTAAAGGAAAATCCAGACAAAATGAAGTACACTCAAACCTGGGAAGAGAGAGCTTGGAAAAACACCTACCCTCTTTTTGCAGACAACCAAGCGTTTGATCTATTATGCTGGCAAAACTTTGCAAACTGGATGTGGGAGCGAAAAGTCGTCTCAAAACCTCTTAACGTTTCGCTACTACAACCCTGAAAGAAAGAAGGAAAGATGAAACGCTGCATTATTCTTGCAAACTTTGGAGGCCCCAGAAATTTAGATGAAGTGGAAGAATTTTTAAAAGCATTGCTTACTGACCAAGATGTTGTCAGAACAAATCTACCACAATTTTTGCACACGCTTTTCTTTAATCGTATTGCAAAAAAAAGGGCTTTAAAAGTACGTCTTGATTATGAATCTATTGGTGGCAAGTCCCCCATCTATTCTGATACTGAAGCAATTGCTGAGCAACTTAAAAGTAAACTTAAAGAGACAATATTTACTTTCCATCGCTATTTGCCAAAAACACATTCTTCATTTATCCAAAAATTAAAAAATGAAGCCTTTGATCGATACCTTATATTTCCTTTGTTTCCTCAATTTACTTACGCAACAACTGGAAGCATTGCAAAATGGTTTGCAAACCATTTAGAGACTTCTTTAGTCAACAAA
This genomic interval carries:
- a CDS encoding ABC transporter substrate-binding protein, with the translated sequence MNTIFKIILPAAFFLSLILIWEAVASSFQNLTFVLPTPSKIFVGIIDNFDRFKLHTIVTLKEIITGSLLALVIAAPTAFLMHEFKTAKLTIQPLFIISQSIPLFTIAPIMVIWFGWSTIAIIIPTALMVFFPLTLTLYQGLNATPPEWLEFFKLHKASKWQTFTKLSIPYALPHLFSGLKISAAIAAIGAVSAEWTGAQMGLGMLIQDSRRNTDLTTTFGAIFFVILLSLILYLLTMLIERFVCHKKRISSTNKILASLLLLALLVGTTACNQKTLDPKPQTQEVHLLLDWLPNPNHVPLYVGISNNYFAEEGLSLRLQRLSDPNDTILYLTSLQTDLAIYYMPQTLQALERNAQIKVIGRLIPRPLNCILSIKNYGITKASDLNDKVIGFPVGSLSKAYIQELCETHDVHFKDSVRVGWDLIAALSTKQVDVVEGACWNIESEQLRALNLEPSYLPITDFGIPTYEELVILANASISQDIAFVEAFQRALSKSILFCKEHPNEAFAIYLKENPDKMKYTQTWEERAWKNTYPLFADNQAFDLLCWQNFANWMWERKVVSKPLNVSLLQP